From a region of the Oryza sativa Japonica Group chromosome 6, ASM3414082v1 genome:
- the LOC136357040 gene encoding uncharacterized protein, which produces MELTSEQEQLIHRNAQASNAILSSLSPEEFNKVDGLEEAKEIWDTLQLAHVGSPAVREAKIELLEGRLGRFVMDDKETPQEMYDRMMILVNKIKGLGSEDITNHFVVKRLLRAFGPRNPTLVSMIRERKDFKRLTPSDILGRIVSHEMQ; this is translated from the coding sequence ATGGAGCTCACTTCAGAGCAAGAACAACTCATCCACCGCAATGCTCAAGCTTCCAATGCAATTCTCTCCTCCTTGAGTCCGGAGGAGTTCAACAAGGTTGATGGACTAGAGGAGGCCAAGGAGATATGGGATACTTTGCAATTGGCTCATGTGGGATCTCCCGCTGTTCGTGAGGCCAAGATTGAATTATTGGAAGGAAGGCTAGGAAGATTTGTGATGGATGACAAGGAGACACCACAAGAGATGTATGATAGGATGATGATCCTCGTCAACAAGATTAAAGGACTTGGGAGTGAGGACATAACAAATCACTTTGTTGTCAAGAGACTTCTCCGTGCttttggtccaagaaatcccACTCTTGTATCAATGATACGGGAAAGGAAAGACTTCAAGAGGCTCACCCCAAGTGACATTCTTGGAAGAATTGTGTCTCATGAGATGCAATAA